A single window of Thalassomonas viridans DNA harbors:
- a CDS encoding NADH-quinone oxidoreductase subunit N, with protein MPVEMPVNLPVNMPLEVTGGPLFTNAMLLAISPQLIIAFGIVLSLLLIAWKRSRRLMQALTLAIFLVALIASVPLLFNGDVQVTGLLKVDGYGVFAFMLVCFSGLMVALLSGRLLLRNTEAHDEYYLLLQLVILGGGILAVSDHFAALFLGFELLSLSLVGLVGFIRDGRYAVETPFKYLILSATASSFMLLGIAFIYSQTGSLHFSLVNATGQVSGQLTGMFHGLGMLLFFAGMAFKLSLVPFHFWTPDVYQGAPTPVTMLMATASKVAMFTVLMKCLFSQAYFQQTSVMQLVALVAILSMVFGNVLALKQDNLKRLLGYSSIAHMGYLLIVLLITAVQDIHFAWQSALFYLSAYVLASLSIFMVMIYTTENAAQEQGQKQEADEASVYSWQGLFWQKPLMAFLAILGILSLAGIPLSMGFIAKFYLLTFASQAGLWWLILALVVGSGIGLFYYLRIIFSLFATPTSGPTSGPVSGLGRSQEQAPGYLPGSRLLVTGFVFAGLVFGLYPDVLMQVLNRLGEAGGLQMVLHQAP; from the coding sequence ATGCCCGTTGAAATGCCCGTTAATTTGCCCGTTAATATGCCCCTTGAAGTGACCGGCGGCCCTTTGTTTACCAACGCCATGTTGCTGGCGATATCGCCGCAGCTTATCATAGCTTTTGGCATAGTGCTGTCGTTATTGCTGATCGCCTGGAAGCGTTCGCGCCGTTTGATGCAGGCCCTGACCCTGGCGATTTTTCTCGTTGCCCTGATAGCCTCTGTGCCGCTGCTGTTTAACGGCGATGTCCAGGTTACCGGCCTGTTGAAAGTGGACGGTTACGGCGTGTTTGCTTTTATGCTGGTGTGTTTTTCCGGTTTGATGGTGGCTTTGCTGAGCGGGCGGCTCCTGCTGCGGAATACAGAGGCCCACGACGAATATTATTTATTGTTGCAGCTGGTGATCCTGGGGGGCGGTATCCTGGCGGTCAGTGATCATTTTGCCGCTTTGTTCTTGGGGTTTGAACTGCTCAGCCTGTCTTTGGTGGGATTGGTGGGCTTTATCCGCGACGGCAGGTATGCGGTGGAAACTCCTTTTAAATACCTGATTTTAAGCGCCACCGCGTCGAGTTTTATGCTGCTCGGCATCGCCTTTATCTACAGCCAGACCGGCAGTTTGCATTTTTCCCTGGTCAATGCCACCGGCCAGGTCAGCGGGCAGTTAACCGGTATGTTCCACGGCCTGGGCATGTTGCTGTTTTTTGCCGGCATGGCCTTTAAGCTGTCGCTGGTGCCGTTTCATTTCTGGACCCCGGATGTCTATCAGGGGGCGCCGACCCCGGTGACCATGTTGATGGCGACCGCTTCTAAGGTGGCCATGTTTACCGTTTTGATGAAATGCCTGTTCAGTCAGGCCTATTTCCAGCAGACGAGCGTAATGCAGCTGGTGGCCCTGGTGGCGATCTTGTCTATGGTATTCGGCAATGTGCTGGCGTTAAAGCAGGATAACCTGAAACGTTTGCTTGGGTATTCCTCTATCGCCCATATGGGGTATCTGCTGATAGTGTTACTGATCACCGCGGTACAGGACATTCATTTTGCCTGGCAAAGTGCGCTCTTTTACCTGTCGGCTTATGTGCTGGCGTCCCTGTCGATCTTTATGGTGATGATTTACACCACGGAAAATGCTGCCCAGGAACAGGGCCAGAAGCAGGAGGCGGATGAAGCTAGCGTTTATAGCTGGCAGGGCCTGTTCTGGCAGAAGCCGCTGATGGCGTTTTTGGCGATCCTCGGCATATTGAGTCTGGCAGGCATTCCCTTGTCCATGGGCTTTATCGCCAAGTTTTATCTGTTGACCTTTGCCAGCCAGGCGGGGCTGTGGTGGTTGATTCTGGCGCTGGTGGTGGGGAGCGGCATAGGCCTGTTCTATTATCTGCGGATTATTTTCAGCTTGTTTGCTACGCCAACTTCCGGGCCAACTTCCGGGCCTGTTTCCGGACTGGGCCGGTCGCAGGAACAAGCACCGGGCTATCTACCCGGCTCACGGCTGCTGGTAACCGGGTTTGTTTTTGCCGGCCTGGTGTTTGGCCTATACCCTGATGTGCTGATGCAGGTGCTTAACCGCTTGGGTGAGGCCGGCGGACTCCAGATGGTATTGCATCAGGCGCCTTAG
- a CDS encoding complex I subunit 4 family protein: MILTLVMLGCLLLGAFAWYMESIKTHSARWIALVTVLFSGGLFASFVLGSGGSFAELKLLVRVPWIPVFNIEYALALDHLSIILLSLTFMLALICVLVSWREIKEQAGFYYFNLLATFAGIIGVFTAVDLFLFFFFWEVMLLPMTAIIAIWGHENRHFAAIKFFIFTQVSSLLMLVAIILMAALHYQQTGQLSFFYLDWLALELPLDYARWLMLGFFIAFAVKLPSVPVHSWLPDAHTQAPTAGSVLLAGVLLKTGAYGLIRFVVFLFPEASQGFAPLAALLGVISILYGAKMAFAQQDFKRLVAYSSISHMGFVMLALFSFNATAYQGAVLTLVAHGLSSGALFSLAGIIYSRIHSRNLADMGGFWHSAPRMGGFTLAFAAAAFGLPGLANFIGEFMSLVGAYQVFPVATVFAALGLIGSAVYGVVLFQSSFHGPPAGKVADLSGRELVISGSLLGLLLLFGLFPNTILEYSSAAGEQLALLSREVSNLTGVNYAR; the protein is encoded by the coding sequence ATGATATTAACCTTAGTGATGCTGGGCTGCTTGCTGCTCGGCGCTTTTGCCTGGTATATGGAAAGCATCAAGACCCACAGCGCCCGCTGGATTGCCCTGGTGACTGTGTTGTTTTCCGGCGGTTTGTTTGCCAGTTTTGTGCTGGGCTCGGGGGGCAGTTTTGCCGAGCTGAAACTGCTGGTGCGTGTGCCCTGGATCCCTGTTTTTAATATCGAATATGCGCTGGCTCTTGACCACCTCTCGATTATTTTATTGTCCCTGACTTTTATGCTGGCGCTGATTTGCGTATTGGTATCCTGGCGGGAGATCAAAGAACAGGCGGGTTTTTATTATTTTAATCTTTTGGCCACCTTTGCCGGTATTATCGGGGTGTTTACCGCGGTGGACCTGTTTTTATTCTTTTTCTTCTGGGAAGTCATGTTATTGCCCATGACCGCCATTATCGCCATCTGGGGCCATGAAAACCGCCATTTTGCCGCCATTAAATTTTTTATCTTCACCCAGGTAAGCAGCTTATTGATGCTGGTGGCCATTATCCTGATGGCGGCGCTGCATTACCAGCAGACCGGGCAGCTGAGTTTCTTCTACCTGGACTGGCTGGCCCTGGAGCTGCCGCTGGATTATGCCCGCTGGCTGATGCTGGGCTTCTTTATTGCCTTTGCCGTCAAGCTGCCTTCGGTGCCGGTACACAGCTGGCTGCCGGACGCCCATACCCAGGCGCCGACGGCGGGCAGCGTTTTGTTGGCGGGGGTGCTGCTGAAAACCGGGGCTTATGGCCTGATCCGTTTTGTGGTGTTTTTATTCCCCGAAGCGAGTCAGGGCTTTGCTCCGCTTGCGGCCCTGCTTGGCGTGATCAGTATTTTATACGGGGCGAAAATGGCGTTTGCCCAGCAGGACTTTAAACGCCTGGTGGCCTATTCCAGTATCAGCCATATGGGCTTTGTGATGCTGGCGCTGTTTTCCTTTAATGCCACCGCCTACCAGGGGGCGGTATTGACCCTGGTGGCCCATGGGTTAAGCAGCGGCGCCCTGTTTTCACTGGCGGGTATTATCTACAGCCGCATCCATTCCCGTAACCTGGCGGACATGGGGGGCTTTTGGCACAGTGCGCCGCGCATGGGAGGATTTACCCTGGCCTTTGCCGCCGCCGCTTTCGGTCTGCCGGGGTTGGCGAACTTTATCGGCGAATTTATGAGTTTAGTAGGAGCGTATCAGGTGTTTCCCGTGGCCACTGTGTTTGCCGCCCTGGGGCTGATCGGCTCGGCGGTATACGGCGTGGTTTTGTTCCAGTCGAGCTTTCACGGACCGCCGGCGGGTAAAGTGGCGGATCTGTCCGGGCGAGAACTGGTGATTTCCGGCAGCTTGCTGGGTTTGCTGCTGCTGTTCGGCCTATTCCCCAATACGATACTGGAGTACAGCAGCGCCGCCGGCGAGCAGCTGGCGTTATTGTCCCGGGAAGTCTCGAACTTAACAGGAGTGAACTATGCCCGTTGA
- the nuoL gene encoding NADH-quinone oxidoreductase subunit L — translation MSLLAWLPFYPLISFLCLIIFARRLSWLQASVLGIGGIALSAVASALVINQLINTDAAFISVKLWSWFSLGSSAVNFSFYLDALSAVMIAVVSGVGLLIHAYAAAYMKNDENFSRFMAYMNLFIVAMLILVLADNLVLLYLGWEGVGLCSFLLIGFWYREKENVLAARKAFIVTRVGDTAMAIGLFLLFKSLGELNIAAVNESAAALWQIGDELTYWIALLLLGGAVGKSAQLPLQTWLPDAMAGPTPVSALIHAATMVTAGVYLIARMQGIFLLSPEVMSYVAWVGALTLLLAGFAALAQTDIKRVLAYSTMSQIGYMMLALGAGAWSAGIFHLMTHAFFKALLFLTAGSVILALHHQQDLFKMGGLLKKLPVESGLFIVGLICLMALPGTSGFFSKEAIIAVLWSSPTAGPVLWWGAILGALLTSIYSCRLFFLGFLGKSRRYDKLHALDDEHPRVLLRWPLFLLALLSLLGGLIALDFTAVFAAPSAGTGVQEPGWLHPLAIATPFIGIAFSWFFFKDYRQNQGQELAMKPRALVRFCSGGLGFDRLYQALLVRPYCFLATVNRRDIIDQLIMLNGWYVRLWHDALSASQNGSLRWYAAGIGLAVVFLAGVITL, via the coding sequence ATGTCTCTTTTAGCCTGGTTGCCTTTTTATCCCCTGATCAGTTTTCTGTGCCTGATAATTTTTGCCCGGCGGCTGTCCTGGCTGCAGGCATCGGTGCTCGGTATCGGCGGCATCGCCCTGAGCGCCGTTGCCAGCGCCCTGGTTATTAACCAGTTGATAAACACGGATGCCGCCTTTATCAGCGTCAAACTCTGGAGCTGGTTCAGCCTCGGCAGCTCGGCGGTGAATTTCAGCTTTTATCTCGATGCCCTGTCGGCGGTGATGATTGCCGTGGTCAGCGGCGTTGGTTTGCTTATCCATGCCTATGCCGCCGCCTATATGAAAAACGATGAGAATTTCAGCCGCTTTATGGCCTATATGAACCTGTTTATCGTCGCCATGCTGATTTTGGTGCTGGCGGATAACCTGGTGCTTTTGTATTTAGGCTGGGAAGGGGTCGGCCTGTGCAGCTTTTTGTTGATCGGTTTCTGGTACCGGGAAAAAGAAAATGTGCTGGCGGCGCGCAAGGCGTTTATTGTTACCCGGGTGGGGGATACCGCCATGGCTATCGGCTTGTTCCTGCTGTTTAAATCCCTGGGGGAGCTGAATATTGCCGCCGTTAACGAGTCCGCCGCTGCCCTTTGGCAAATCGGCGACGAGCTGACTTACTGGATTGCCTTGTTATTGCTCGGCGGCGCCGTCGGCAAATCGGCGCAATTGCCGCTGCAGACCTGGCTGCCGGACGCCATGGCGGGCCCGACGCCGGTTAGTGCGCTGATCCATGCTGCGACTATGGTCACCGCCGGGGTTTATCTGATCGCCCGCATGCAGGGCATATTTTTGCTTTCCCCCGAAGTGATGTCTTATGTTGCCTGGGTGGGGGCTTTGACCTTGCTGCTGGCGGGATTTGCCGCGCTGGCGCAAACCGATATCAAGCGGGTGCTGGCCTATTCCACCATGAGCCAGATAGGTTATATGATGCTGGCCCTGGGGGCCGGCGCCTGGTCGGCGGGGATTTTTCATTTAATGACCCATGCTTTTTTCAAGGCGCTGCTGTTTTTGACCGCAGGCTCGGTGATCCTGGCGCTGCACCACCAGCAGGACCTGTTTAAAATGGGCGGGCTGCTGAAAAAGCTGCCGGTGGAAAGCGGTTTGTTTATCGTCGGTTTGATCTGCCTGATGGCCCTGCCGGGCACCTCCGGCTTTTTCTCCAAGGAGGCGATTATTGCCGTCCTGTGGTCTTCCCCTACCGCCGGGCCGGTTTTGTGGTGGGGGGCGATACTCGGCGCCCTGCTGACCAGCATCTACAGTTGCCGGTTGTTTTTCCTGGGTTTCCTCGGCAAGAGCCGCCGCTACGATAAGCTACATGCCTTAGACGATGAACATCCCCGGGTATTGCTGCGCTGGCCGTTATTTTTACTGGCTTTGCTGTCCCTGCTTGGCGGCCTTATCGCCCTGGATTTTACCGCCGTTTTTGCCGCGCCGTCAGCGGGAACCGGCGTGCAGGAACCCGGCTGGCTGCACCCCCTGGCCATAGCCACGCCTTTTATCGGCATTGCCTTTTCCTGGTTTTTCTTTAAGGACTACCGGCAGAACCAGGGGCAGGAGCTGGCAATGAAACCTAGGGCGCTGGTGCGCTTTTGCAGCGGCGGGCTGGGTTTTGACCGGCTCTACCAGGCGTTGCTGGTGCGGCCCTATTGTTTCCTGGCCACCGTCAACCGCCGGGATATTATCGATCAGCTGATCATGCTTAACGGCTGGTATGTCAGGTTATGGCATGACGCCTTGTCCGCCAGCCAGAACGGCAGCCTGCGCTGGTATGCGGCGGGCATAGGGCTGGCGGTTGTCTTTCTAGCAGGAGTGATCACCTTATGA
- the nuoK gene encoding NADH-quinone oxidoreductase subunit NuoK yields MTAIPLNHVLILACILFAIGFIGVVARKNTLFILMSLEVMLNAVGVAFIGAGSVWQQADGQIMFILILSLAAAEVAIGLALLIRMQRRYQSLDIDRLSEMRG; encoded by the coding sequence ATGACAGCCATCCCATTAAATCATGTGTTAATACTGGCTTGCATTTTATTTGCCATAGGTTTTATCGGCGTGGTCGCCCGTAAAAATACCTTGTTTATCCTGATGAGTCTGGAAGTCATGCTCAATGCCGTGGGGGTGGCCTTTATCGGTGCCGGCAGTGTCTGGCAGCAGGCGGATGGCCAGATCATGTTTATTTTGATCTTAAGCCTGGCGGCGGCCGAGGTGGCCATAGGACTGGCGCTGCTGATCCGGATGCAGCGCAGGTACCAGTCGCTCGATATCGATAGACTCAGTGAAATGCGGGGGTGA
- the nuoJ gene encoding NADH-quinone oxidoreductase subunit J, which translates to MELLFYLAGAVAVLASLKVVTGKNTIHALLYLVVSLLAVAVCFYLMGAPFAAGLEVIVYAGAILVLFVFSVMLFNLNHDEVQFARQTQGIGFWAGPVVLAMCLLAMLVAIIQSGDIQDKLTVNLVDAKQVGILLYGPYLLAVEIASFLLLAGLIAGYHYAKPEGPGSHGGRL; encoded by the coding sequence ATAGAGCTGCTGTTTTATCTGGCCGGGGCGGTGGCCGTTCTGGCCAGCCTGAAGGTAGTGACCGGGAAAAACACTATCCATGCCCTGTTATATCTGGTGGTGTCTTTACTGGCGGTGGCGGTGTGCTTTTACCTGATGGGGGCCCCTTTTGCCGCCGGACTTGAGGTGATCGTCTATGCCGGGGCGATTCTGGTGCTGTTTGTCTTCTCCGTGATGCTGTTTAATTTAAACCATGATGAGGTCCAGTTTGCCCGGCAAACCCAGGGAATCGGCTTTTGGGCCGGGCCCGTGGTGCTGGCCATGTGCCTGTTGGCTATGCTGGTGGCCATCATTCAAAGCGGGGATATCCAGGATAAGCTTACTGTGAACCTGGTGGATGCCAAACAGGTGGGCATCCTGCTGTACGGCCCTTATCTTTTGGCGGTGGAGATAGCCTCTTTTCTGTTACTGGCGGGGCTGATCGCCGGCTACCATTATGCCAAACCTGAAGGCCCGGGAAGCCATGGAGGCCGCTTATGA
- the nuoI gene encoding NADH-quinone oxidoreductase subunit NuoI, with protein MISQLRTIYQVLKHTFTKADTVEYPEQKPYLAPRYRGRIVLTRDPSGEERCVACNLCAVACPVDCIALQQTIDEDGRKRPEFFRINFSRCILCGFCEEACPTYAIQLTPDVELCEYERHNLVYEKEHLLIDGPGKYPDYNFYQQAGIVVGDKGKGQGVQEAEPVDIRGLMP; from the coding sequence ATGATTAGCCAATTGCGCACTATCTACCAGGTGTTAAAACATACTTTTACCAAAGCCGATACCGTGGAATACCCGGAGCAGAAGCCTTATCTGGCTCCCCGTTACCGCGGCCGTATCGTGCTGACCCGGGATCCGTCGGGAGAGGAGCGCTGTGTTGCCTGCAACCTGTGTGCGGTGGCCTGCCCGGTGGACTGTATCGCCCTGCAGCAAACCATAGACGAGGACGGGCGCAAGCGGCCGGAGTTTTTCCGCATTAATTTCTCCCGCTGTATTTTATGCGGCTTTTGCGAAGAAGCCTGCCCCACCTATGCCATCCAGTTGACACCGGATGTCGAGCTGTGCGAATACGAGCGGCATAACCTGGTGTATGAAAAGGAGCATTTGCTGATCGACGGCCCGGGCAAATACCCGGATTACAACTTCTATCAGCAGGCGGGCATAGTGGTCGGCGACAAAGGCAAAGGGCAGGGAGTGCAGGAAGCCGAGCCTGTGGATATCAGGGGGCTGATGCCGTGA
- the nuoH gene encoding NADH-quinone oxidoreductase subunit NuoH: MLESVFKLLEIFIIIALLIPIAAMLVWVERRMIGIWQDRLGPNRVGPGGVLQSLADLLKILGKEDWVPEFSDRTVFIIAPVIGAVCVLMSFAVIPFSPGIGVSNLNIGLLFFLAMASLAVYSVVLAGWASQSKYARLGGMRAAAQTVSYEVFMGLSVMGVVLLTGTFNLREIVLAQSETWLIQSQFVGFTIFLIAGIAESHRLPFDLPEAETELTAGFHTEYSGLKFALFFLGEYLGVTLISAMAVVLFLGGWLMPEPLASWLPPLVWFILKILFFVLFFILLRTSLPRPRFDQLLAFGWLVMLPLALANLLVTGALKLGGIL, from the coding sequence ATGCTTGAATCTGTGTTTAAGCTGTTGGAAATCTTTATTATTATCGCCCTGCTTATTCCCATCGCCGCCATGCTGGTGTGGGTGGAGCGGCGTATGATCGGCATATGGCAGGACAGGTTAGGGCCTAACCGGGTCGGTCCCGGCGGGGTGTTGCAGTCGCTGGCGGATCTGCTGAAAATTCTCGGCAAGGAAGACTGGGTACCTGAGTTCAGCGACCGTACCGTGTTTATTATCGCCCCCGTGATAGGGGCGGTTTGCGTGCTGATGAGTTTCGCCGTTATTCCTTTTTCCCCGGGGATCGGGGTGTCCAACCTGAATATCGGCCTGTTGTTTTTCCTGGCCATGGCTTCCCTTGCCGTGTACAGCGTGGTGCTGGCGGGCTGGGCTTCCCAGTCGAAATATGCCCGTTTGGGGGGCATGCGGGCGGCGGCGCAAACCGTCAGCTATGAAGTTTTTATGGGGCTGTCCGTGATGGGGGTAGTGCTGCTGACCGGTACTTTCAACCTCAGGGAAATCGTGCTGGCCCAGTCGGAAACCTGGCTGATCCAGAGCCAGTTTGTCGGTTTTACCATTTTTCTGATTGCCGGCATCGCCGAGAGCCACCGTCTGCCTTTTGACTTGCCGGAAGCGGAAACCGAGCTGACCGCGGGCTTCCATACCGAATATTCCGGCCTGAAGTTCGCTTTGTTTTTCCTCGGTGAATACCTGGGGGTCACTTTGATCTCCGCCATGGCGGTGGTGCTGTTTTTAGGCGGCTGGCTGATGCCGGAGCCGCTGGCGTCTTGGCTGCCGCCCCTGGTGTGGTTCATCCTGAAAATTTTGTTTTTCGTGCTCTTCTTTATTTTGTTGCGCACTTCCTTGCCCAGGCCCAGGTTCGATCAGCTGCTGGCCTTCGGCTGGCTGGTGATGCTGCCGCTGGCGCTGGCCAACCTGCTGGTGACCGGGGCCTTAAAACTGGGAGGCATACTCTGA
- the nuoG gene encoding NADH-quinone oxidoreductase subunit NuoG: MADLSDKKAVPESGPGANANRLTVYIDDQAYQVDKNDNLLAGVLANQLNLPYFCWHPSMGSVGACRQCAVTQYQDENDTRGRIVMACMTPVTDGMRIGLKEAHASEFREQVIAAMMTNHPHDCPVCAEGGECHLQDMTVMTGHSARHYSGKKRTFTNQYLGELVGHEMNRCITCYRCVRFYKDYAGGKDLDVFGVKNQVYFGRQTDGALESEFSGNLVEVCPTGVFTNKLFSAHYTRKWDLQSAPSVCAHCAVGCNTSIGERYGVVRRVVNRYNEQLNGYFLCDRGRFGIGFVNGEQRIRSIKGIRQQSPEKLTKLDVAKALVHFKGQKFIGIGSGRASLEANSYLKNLVGADNFSAGFNAGQMALAAQHKLMLHRYPMPGIPEIEQSDLVLVIGEDITQTSPRIALAVRQALRNAGLAKAAAIGIPSWHDSAVRTVGGKLLSPLFSLQGMPTKLDDVCQHKLLLATEDIVQTLLALNRQLSRLLGLKGGADSGADDEEISPERQAFISELIPALLKANSPLVVSGWSLESASLFAAINRLMDILHSDACAKYQAGAGQEQTRAARLALLPDLSNSTGLLHLTDEQTLSLEQVLSRLNMETQDKQDKVDGLIIVENELAALSRAQLARLREQVDTLIVMDHSQTSLTEVADIVMPAAPVSEGDGHYVNYQGLCQRYYQVHAPVLPVQDSWRWLNLLEDSIFNLPASGGHMQHKFREVHSLSELMLYLGEQELAWPQMLTEKSRQQGERQVARQSHRASGRTARMANINVHEAKATQSPQDPFSFSMEGRRAEVAADRPFSWAPGWNSNQSVNLLPSDVSGSAADSAADITANIAPKLDFTCSDPLLEKWPFTALSRKEHQEQRSEALTFVDHRQWFENEWQSAVNPEFRMLSKGLQLTVASSYAREHNWQPGEFVAFSFSLPGESEPRQGIARLLCHEQLPQDLVTGNILAPGTSAGAGEIRLASVDPREAEQYRQQEQSRLQQAKNDKRALLERLKAADQTIPIRMVAGGLEDV; this comes from the coding sequence ATGGCGGACTTATCTGATAAAAAAGCCGTGCCCGAAAGCGGCCCGGGAGCAAATGCAAACCGGCTGACCGTGTATATCGACGATCAGGCCTATCAGGTAGATAAAAACGATAATCTGCTTGCCGGGGTATTGGCCAACCAGCTGAACCTGCCTTATTTTTGCTGGCATCCTTCCATGGGCTCGGTCGGCGCCTGCCGCCAGTGCGCCGTTACCCAATATCAGGATGAAAACGATACCCGCGGCCGTATCGTTATGGCCTGCATGACCCCGGTCACCGACGGCATGCGCATCGGCTTGAAAGAAGCCCATGCCAGCGAATTCCGCGAGCAGGTTATTGCCGCCATGATGACCAACCATCCCCACGACTGTCCGGTATGCGCCGAAGGGGGTGAATGCCATTTGCAGGATATGACGGTGATGACGGGACACAGCGCCCGCCACTACAGCGGCAAAAAGCGCACCTTCACCAACCAATACTTGGGGGAGTTGGTGGGGCATGAAATGAACCGCTGCATCACCTGTTACCGCTGCGTGCGTTTTTATAAGGATTATGCCGGCGGCAAGGACTTAGACGTTTTCGGCGTGAAAAACCAGGTGTATTTCGGCCGCCAGACGGATGGGGCTTTAGAGAGTGAATTTAGCGGCAACCTGGTGGAAGTCTGTCCTACCGGGGTGTTCACCAATAAGCTGTTTTCCGCCCACTATACCCGTAAATGGGATCTGCAAAGTGCCCCTTCGGTGTGCGCCCATTGTGCCGTTGGCTGCAACACCAGCATCGGCGAACGTTACGGTGTCGTGCGCCGGGTGGTCAACCGCTATAACGAACAGCTTAACGGCTATTTTTTATGCGACCGCGGCCGCTTCGGCATAGGCTTTGTCAACGGCGAACAGCGCATTCGCAGCATCAAAGGTATCAGGCAACAGTCGCCGGAAAAACTTACCAAGCTGGATGTCGCCAAGGCGCTGGTGCATTTTAAGGGACAAAAATTTATCGGCATAGGCTCGGGGCGTGCCTCGTTGGAAGCCAACAGCTACCTGAAAAATTTGGTGGGGGCCGACAACTTTTCCGCTGGCTTCAATGCCGGGCAGATGGCGCTGGCGGCGCAGCATAAGCTGATGCTGCACAGGTATCCTATGCCGGGGATCCCCGAGATAGAACAAAGCGATCTGGTATTGGTGATCGGTGAAGATATCACCCAGACTTCGCCCCGTATCGCGCTGGCGGTGCGCCAGGCGCTGAGAAACGCCGGCCTTGCCAAGGCGGCCGCCATAGGCATACCTTCCTGGCACGACAGCGCGGTGCGCACCGTCGGCGGCAAGCTGCTTTCCCCCTTATTTTCGCTCCAGGGAATGCCGACTAAGCTTGACGATGTCTGCCAGCACAAGCTCCTGCTGGCCACTGAGGACATAGTACAAACCCTGTTGGCGCTTAACCGCCAGCTCAGCCGTTTGCTGGGCCTAAAAGGGGGAGCGGATAGCGGGGCAGATGACGAGGAAATTTCTCCCGAGCGGCAGGCCTTTATCAGTGAGCTGATCCCGGCGCTGTTAAAGGCGAACAGCCCCCTGGTTGTTTCCGGCTGGAGCCTGGAGTCTGCCTCTCTTTTTGCCGCCATAAACCGTTTGATGGACATTTTACACAGCGATGCCTGTGCTAAATATCAGGCGGGGGCAGGACAGGAGCAGACACGGGCAGCAAGGCTAGCCTTGCTGCCGGACCTGAGCAACAGCACAGGTTTGTTGCATTTAACCGATGAGCAGACCTTGTCGCTGGAGCAGGTATTATCCCGCCTGAATATGGAAACACAGGATAAGCAAGATAAAGTTGATGGCTTGATCATTGTGGAAAATGAACTGGCAGCCTTATCCCGCGCACAACTTGCCCGCCTCAGGGAGCAGGTTGATACCCTGATAGTGATGGACCACAGCCAGACGTCTTTGACTGAGGTTGCGGATATCGTTATGCCGGCGGCGCCGGTCAGCGAAGGGGACGGCCATTATGTCAATTACCAGGGGCTTTGCCAGCGTTATTACCAGGTACATGCCCCGGTATTGCCGGTGCAGGACAGCTGGCGCTGGCTTAATCTGCTTGAGGACAGCATCTTTAATCTGCCTGCTTCCGGCGGGCATATGCAGCATAAGTTCAGGGAGGTTCATTCCCTCAGCGAGCTGATGTTATACCTCGGCGAACAGGAACTGGCATGGCCGCAGATGTTAACGGAAAAAAGCCGGCAGCAGGGAGAAAGGCAGGTTGCCCGGCAAAGCCACAGGGCCAGCGGCAGAACCGCCCGGATGGCGAATATTAATGTCCATGAAGCCAAGGCCACCCAAAGTCCGCAAGACCCGTTCAGTTTTTCCATGGAAGGACGCAGAGCGGAGGTGGCAGCGGACCGCCCCTTTAGCTGGGCCCCCGGCTGGAATTCGAACCAGTCGGTGAATCTGTTGCCTTCCGATGTGTCAGGTAGCGCGGCAGATAGTGCAGCAGATATAACAGCTAATATAGCACCTAAGCTTGATTTTACCTGTTCCGATCCCCTGCTGGAAAAGTGGCCGTTTACCGCTTTAAGCCGTAAGGAGCATCAGGAGCAAAGAAGCGAAGCCCTGACCTTTGTTGACCACCGTCAGTGGTTCGAAAACGAATGGCAGTCGGCCGTCAATCCGGAATTTCGGATGTTATCAAAGGGGTTGCAACTAACCGTAGCCAGCAGTTATGCCCGGGAGCATAACTGGCAGCCGGGGGAATTTGTCGCCTTCAGTTTCAGCCTGCCCGGTGAAAGCGAGCCGCGGCAGGGCATAGCCAGGCTGTTGTGCCATGAGCAGCTGCCGCAGGATCTGGTGACCGGTAATATCCTGGCGCCGGGAACTTCCGCCGGGGCGGGAGAAATCCGCCTTGCCAGCGTCGACCCCCGGGAGGCGGAGCAATATCGGCAGCAAGAGCAGTCACGGCTGCAACAGGCGAAAAACGATAAACGCGCCTTGCTGGAGCGGCTAAAGGCGGCGGATCAAACCATACCCATCCGCATGGTGGCCGGAGGATTAGAAGATGTTTGA